One genomic region from Zalophus californianus isolate mZalCal1 chromosome 14, mZalCal1.pri.v2, whole genome shotgun sequence encodes:
- the CCDC188 gene encoding coiled-coil domain-containing protein 188 isoform X5: protein MEGPKTLGPCGHSHPQCPQPSASSSHRGCLDPPCQGFVRWPCLVPLSSTHSIESARSFPPPGAGSGGPRVGAEVPGNFTASEEGEMQQQRPREPVGARQGQVETRLGWGWPLHSGQEQGAPRQGESPSSGPRPCPCPPLPMGSGTPASPRAAPSPLQSVPLDPAEQSFLQLEQENQNLKRQNQDLREQLGALLGPGQQFLPLCPEHSSCTALAWPPEQASARPLEDRAPLQLLRREMCRGEESFVQQSQNELQQIRLSFERKKMAITEVWDGVAEVHMALNNQATGLLNLKKDIRGVLDQMEDIQLEILGERAQCRTQARKEQQMACIAKARPQLGCSEGLKGQLWDDADPREPCQPKTHRPDPTSQASNSA from the exons ATGGAGGGGCCCAAAACCCTAGGTCCCTGTGgccactcccacccccagtgcCCCCAGCCATCAGCTTCGAGCAGCCACAGAGGATGCCTGGATCCACCCTGCCAGGGGTTTGTAAGGTGGCCCTGCCTGGTGCCTCTCAGTTCCACTCACTCCATAGAGTCAGCCAGGTCTTTCCCACCTCCGGGGGCAGGGAGCGGGGGGCCCAGGGTCGGGGCTGAGGTACCTGGGAACTTTACGGCAAGCGAGGAGGGCGAGATGCAGCAACAGAGACCCAGAGAACCAGTGGGGGCGAGACAAGGACAAGTGGAGACGAGGCTAGGGTGGGGCTGGCCCCTGCACTCGGGACAAGAGCAAGGGGCACCCAGGCAGGGGGAGTCCCCCAGCTCGGGGCCCAGACCCTGCCCATGCCCACCCCTGCCGATGGGGTCAGGAACCCCGGCGTCACCcagggcagccccctccccactccagagCGTGCCCCTGGATCCTGCAGAGCAGTCCTTCCTCCAGCTGGAGCAGGAAAACCAGAATCTG aaAAGACAGAACCAGGATCTGCGGGAGCAGTTGGGGGCCCTCCTGGGGCCAGGGCAGCAGTTCCTGCCCCTGTGCCCGGAGCACTCGAGCTGCACGGCCCTGGCCTGG CCCCCTGAGCAGGCCAGTGCCCGGCCCCTGGAAGACAGGGCACCCTTGCAGCTGCTGCGGCGAGAGATGTGCCGGGGTGAGGAGTCCTTCGTGCAGCAGTCTCAG AACGAGCTGCAGCAGATCCGACTGTCCTTCGAGAGGAAGAAGATGGCCATTACCGAG GTGTGGGACGGCGTGGCCGAGGTACACATGGCCCTGAACAACCAGGCTACTGGGCTCCTG AACCTCAAGAAGGACATCCGGGGAGTACTAGACCAGATGGAGGACATTCAGCTGGAGATTCTGGG GGAGCGTGCCCAGTGCCGCACCCAGGCCAGGAAGGAACAGCAGATGGCATGCATAGCG aAGGCAAGGCCGCAGCTGGGATGTTCCGAGGGCCTCAAAGGCCAGCTCTG GGATGACGCAGACCCACGGGAGCCTTGTCAGCCAAAGACCCATCGGCCAGACCCCACCTCCCAAGCTTCCAACTCAGCTTAA
- the CCDC188 gene encoding coiled-coil domain-containing protein 188 isoform X4, with amino-acid sequence MEGPKTLGPCGHSHPQCPQPSASSSHRGCLDPPCQGFVRWPCLVPLSSTHSIESARSFPPPGAGSGGPRVGAEVPGNFTASEEGEMQQQRPREPVGARQGQVETRLGWGWPLHSGQEQGAPRQGESPSSGPRPCPCPPLPMGSGTPASPRAAPSPLQSVPLDPAEQSFLQLEQENQNLKRQNQDLREQLGALLGPGQQFLPLCPEHSSCTALAWPPEQASARPLEDRAPLQLLRREMCRGEESFVQQSQNELQQIRLSFERKKMAITEVWDGVAEVHMALNNQATGLLNLKKDIRGVLDQMEDIQLEILGERAQCRTQARKEQQMACIAKARPQLGCSEGLKGQLWIPVQSSLLALPQGSEDRGTTLVDRVVEG; translated from the exons ATGGAGGGGCCCAAAACCCTAGGTCCCTGTGgccactcccacccccagtgcCCCCAGCCATCAGCTTCGAGCAGCCACAGAGGATGCCTGGATCCACCCTGCCAGGGGTTTGTAAGGTGGCCCTGCCTGGTGCCTCTCAGTTCCACTCACTCCATAGAGTCAGCCAGGTCTTTCCCACCTCCGGGGGCAGGGAGCGGGGGGCCCAGGGTCGGGGCTGAGGTACCTGGGAACTTTACGGCAAGCGAGGAGGGCGAGATGCAGCAACAGAGACCCAGAGAACCAGTGGGGGCGAGACAAGGACAAGTGGAGACGAGGCTAGGGTGGGGCTGGCCCCTGCACTCGGGACAAGAGCAAGGGGCACCCAGGCAGGGGGAGTCCCCCAGCTCGGGGCCCAGACCCTGCCCATGCCCACCCCTGCCGATGGGGTCAGGAACCCCGGCGTCACCcagggcagccccctccccactccagagCGTGCCCCTGGATCCTGCAGAGCAGTCCTTCCTCCAGCTGGAGCAGGAAAACCAGAATCTG aaAAGACAGAACCAGGATCTGCGGGAGCAGTTGGGGGCCCTCCTGGGGCCAGGGCAGCAGTTCCTGCCCCTGTGCCCGGAGCACTCGAGCTGCACGGCCCTGGCCTGG CCCCCTGAGCAGGCCAGTGCCCGGCCCCTGGAAGACAGGGCACCCTTGCAGCTGCTGCGGCGAGAGATGTGCCGGGGTGAGGAGTCCTTCGTGCAGCAGTCTCAG AACGAGCTGCAGCAGATCCGACTGTCCTTCGAGAGGAAGAAGATGGCCATTACCGAG GTGTGGGACGGCGTGGCCGAGGTACACATGGCCCTGAACAACCAGGCTACTGGGCTCCTG AACCTCAAGAAGGACATCCGGGGAGTACTAGACCAGATGGAGGACATTCAGCTGGAGATTCTGGG GGAGCGTGCCCAGTGCCGCACCCAGGCCAGGAAGGAACAGCAGATGGCATGCATAGCG aAGGCAAGGCCGCAGCTGGGATGTTCCGAGGGCCTCAAAGGCCAGCTCTG GATCCCTGTCCAGTCCAGCCTCCTGGCACTGCCCCAAGGCTCGGAGGACAGGGGGACCACGTTGGTGGACAGAGTTGTGGAG GGATGA
- the CCDC188 gene encoding coiled-coil domain-containing protein 188 isoform X6 translates to MEGPKTLGPCGHSHPQCPQPSASSSHRGCLDPPCQGFVRWPCLVPLSSTHSIESARSFPPPGAGSGGPRVGAEVPGNFTASEEGEMQQQRPREPVGARQGQVETRLGWGWPLHSGQEQGAPRQGESPSSGPRPCPCPPLPMGSGTPASPRAAPSPLQSVPLDPAEQSFLQLEQENQNLKRQNQDLREQLGALLGPGQQFLPLCPEHSSCTALAWPPEQASARPLEDRAPLQLLRREMCRGEESFVQQSQNELQQIRLSFERKKMAITEVWDGVAEVHMALNNQATGLLNLKKDIRGVLDQMEDIQLEILGERAQCRTQARKEQQMACIAG, encoded by the exons ATGGAGGGGCCCAAAACCCTAGGTCCCTGTGgccactcccacccccagtgcCCCCAGCCATCAGCTTCGAGCAGCCACAGAGGATGCCTGGATCCACCCTGCCAGGGGTTTGTAAGGTGGCCCTGCCTGGTGCCTCTCAGTTCCACTCACTCCATAGAGTCAGCCAGGTCTTTCCCACCTCCGGGGGCAGGGAGCGGGGGGCCCAGGGTCGGGGCTGAGGTACCTGGGAACTTTACGGCAAGCGAGGAGGGCGAGATGCAGCAACAGAGACCCAGAGAACCAGTGGGGGCGAGACAAGGACAAGTGGAGACGAGGCTAGGGTGGGGCTGGCCCCTGCACTCGGGACAAGAGCAAGGGGCACCCAGGCAGGGGGAGTCCCCCAGCTCGGGGCCCAGACCCTGCCCATGCCCACCCCTGCCGATGGGGTCAGGAACCCCGGCGTCACCcagggcagccccctccccactccagagCGTGCCCCTGGATCCTGCAGAGCAGTCCTTCCTCCAGCTGGAGCAGGAAAACCAGAATCTG aaAAGACAGAACCAGGATCTGCGGGAGCAGTTGGGGGCCCTCCTGGGGCCAGGGCAGCAGTTCCTGCCCCTGTGCCCGGAGCACTCGAGCTGCACGGCCCTGGCCTGG CCCCCTGAGCAGGCCAGTGCCCGGCCCCTGGAAGACAGGGCACCCTTGCAGCTGCTGCGGCGAGAGATGTGCCGGGGTGAGGAGTCCTTCGTGCAGCAGTCTCAG AACGAGCTGCAGCAGATCCGACTGTCCTTCGAGAGGAAGAAGATGGCCATTACCGAG GTGTGGGACGGCGTGGCCGAGGTACACATGGCCCTGAACAACCAGGCTACTGGGCTCCTG AACCTCAAGAAGGACATCCGGGGAGTACTAGACCAGATGGAGGACATTCAGCTGGAGATTCTGGG GGAGCGTGCCCAGTGCCGCACCCAGGCCAGGAAGGAACAGCAGATGGCATGCATAGCG GGATGA
- the CCDC188 gene encoding coiled-coil domain-containing protein 188 isoform X2, with protein MEGPKTLGPCGHSHPQCPQPSASSSHRGCLDPPCQGFVRWPCLVPLSSTHSIESARSFPPPGAGSGGPRVGAEVPGNFTASEEGEMQQQRPREPVGARQGQVETRLGWGWPLHSGQEQGAPRQGESPSSGPRPCPCPPLPMGSGTPASPRAAPSPLQSVPLDPAEQSFLQLEQENQNLKRQNQDLREQLGALLGPGQQFLPLCPEHSSCTALAWPPEQASARPLEDRAPLQLLRREMCRGEESFVQQSQNELQQIRLSFERKKMAITEVWDGVAEVHMALNNQATGLLNLKKDIRGVLDQMEDIQLEILGERAQCRTQARKEQQMACIAKARPQLGCSEGLKGQLWPEAQRPQRGGGQVASAAPGAQRPRWRLPTALPSTVPARSCGEGWRRGLS; from the exons ATGGAGGGGCCCAAAACCCTAGGTCCCTGTGgccactcccacccccagtgcCCCCAGCCATCAGCTTCGAGCAGCCACAGAGGATGCCTGGATCCACCCTGCCAGGGGTTTGTAAGGTGGCCCTGCCTGGTGCCTCTCAGTTCCACTCACTCCATAGAGTCAGCCAGGTCTTTCCCACCTCCGGGGGCAGGGAGCGGGGGGCCCAGGGTCGGGGCTGAGGTACCTGGGAACTTTACGGCAAGCGAGGAGGGCGAGATGCAGCAACAGAGACCCAGAGAACCAGTGGGGGCGAGACAAGGACAAGTGGAGACGAGGCTAGGGTGGGGCTGGCCCCTGCACTCGGGACAAGAGCAAGGGGCACCCAGGCAGGGGGAGTCCCCCAGCTCGGGGCCCAGACCCTGCCCATGCCCACCCCTGCCGATGGGGTCAGGAACCCCGGCGTCACCcagggcagccccctccccactccagagCGTGCCCCTGGATCCTGCAGAGCAGTCCTTCCTCCAGCTGGAGCAGGAAAACCAGAATCTG aaAAGACAGAACCAGGATCTGCGGGAGCAGTTGGGGGCCCTCCTGGGGCCAGGGCAGCAGTTCCTGCCCCTGTGCCCGGAGCACTCGAGCTGCACGGCCCTGGCCTGG CCCCCTGAGCAGGCCAGTGCCCGGCCCCTGGAAGACAGGGCACCCTTGCAGCTGCTGCGGCGAGAGATGTGCCGGGGTGAGGAGTCCTTCGTGCAGCAGTCTCAG AACGAGCTGCAGCAGATCCGACTGTCCTTCGAGAGGAAGAAGATGGCCATTACCGAG GTGTGGGACGGCGTGGCCGAGGTACACATGGCCCTGAACAACCAGGCTACTGGGCTCCTG AACCTCAAGAAGGACATCCGGGGAGTACTAGACCAGATGGAGGACATTCAGCTGGAGATTCTGGG GGAGCGTGCCCAGTGCCGCACCCAGGCCAGGAAGGAACAGCAGATGGCATGCATAGCG aAGGCAAGGCCGCAGCTGGGATGTTCCGAGGGCCTCAAAGGCCAGCTCTG GCCGGAGGCCCAGCGGCCCCAGCGAGGAGGAGGCCAGGTGGCCAGCGCTGCCCCGGGTGCTCAGCGGCCACGCTGGCGCCTGCCCACGGCACTGCCGAGCACCGTCCCCGCCAGGAGCTGCGGAGAAGGGTGGAGGCGGGGTCTGTCCTGA
- the CCDC188 gene encoding coiled-coil domain-containing protein 188 isoform X1 — protein sequence MEGPKTLGPCGHSHPQCPQPSASSSHRGCLDPPCQGFVRWPCLVPLSSTHSIESARSFPPPGAGSGGPRVGAEVPGNFTASEEGEMQQQRPREPVGARQGQVETRLGWGWPLHSGQEQGAPRQGESPSSGPRPCPCPPLPMGSGTPASPRAAPSPLQSVPLDPAEQSFLQLEQENQNLKRQNQDLREQLGALLGPGQQFLPLCPEHSSCTALAWPPEQASARPLEDRAPLQLLRREMCRGEESFVQQSQNELQQIRLSFERKKMAITEVWDGVAEVHMALNNQATGLLNLKKDIRGVLDQMEDIQLEILGERAQCRTQARKEQQMACIAKARPQLGCSEGLKGQLWLLALRLLLGALLACTAAYVYVVDPAPFEGLVPPLLSRAAVWKLRALLGPFLRLEVDDFLPF from the exons ATGGAGGGGCCCAAAACCCTAGGTCCCTGTGgccactcccacccccagtgcCCCCAGCCATCAGCTTCGAGCAGCCACAGAGGATGCCTGGATCCACCCTGCCAGGGGTTTGTAAGGTGGCCCTGCCTGGTGCCTCTCAGTTCCACTCACTCCATAGAGTCAGCCAGGTCTTTCCCACCTCCGGGGGCAGGGAGCGGGGGGCCCAGGGTCGGGGCTGAGGTACCTGGGAACTTTACGGCAAGCGAGGAGGGCGAGATGCAGCAACAGAGACCCAGAGAACCAGTGGGGGCGAGACAAGGACAAGTGGAGACGAGGCTAGGGTGGGGCTGGCCCCTGCACTCGGGACAAGAGCAAGGGGCACCCAGGCAGGGGGAGTCCCCCAGCTCGGGGCCCAGACCCTGCCCATGCCCACCCCTGCCGATGGGGTCAGGAACCCCGGCGTCACCcagggcagccccctccccactccagagCGTGCCCCTGGATCCTGCAGAGCAGTCCTTCCTCCAGCTGGAGCAGGAAAACCAGAATCTG aaAAGACAGAACCAGGATCTGCGGGAGCAGTTGGGGGCCCTCCTGGGGCCAGGGCAGCAGTTCCTGCCCCTGTGCCCGGAGCACTCGAGCTGCACGGCCCTGGCCTGG CCCCCTGAGCAGGCCAGTGCCCGGCCCCTGGAAGACAGGGCACCCTTGCAGCTGCTGCGGCGAGAGATGTGCCGGGGTGAGGAGTCCTTCGTGCAGCAGTCTCAG AACGAGCTGCAGCAGATCCGACTGTCCTTCGAGAGGAAGAAGATGGCCATTACCGAG GTGTGGGACGGCGTGGCCGAGGTACACATGGCCCTGAACAACCAGGCTACTGGGCTCCTG AACCTCAAGAAGGACATCCGGGGAGTACTAGACCAGATGGAGGACATTCAGCTGGAGATTCTGGG GGAGCGTGCCCAGTGCCGCACCCAGGCCAGGAAGGAACAGCAGATGGCATGCATAGCG aAGGCAAGGCCGCAGCTGGGATGTTCCGAGGGCCTCAAAGGCCAGCTCTG GCTGCTGGCCCTGAGGCTGCTGCTGGGCGCCCTGCTGGCCTGCACCGCCGCCTACGTGTACGTGGTGGACCCCGCGCCCTTCGAGGGGCTGGTGCCCCCCCTGCTGAGCCGCGCCGCTGTCTGGAAGCTCCGGGCCCTCCTGGGCCCGTTCCTGCGCCTGGAGGTGGACGACTTCCTGCCCTTCTAG
- the CCDC188 gene encoding coiled-coil domain-containing protein 188 isoform X3 — MEGPKTLGPCGHSHPQCPQPSASSSHRGCLDPPCQGFVRWPCLVPLSSTHSIESARSFPPPGAGSGGPRVGAEVPGNFTASEEGEMQQQRPREPVGARQGQVETRLGWGWPLHSGQEQGAPRQGESPSSGPRPCPCPPLPMGSGTPASPRAAPSPLQSVPLDPAEQSFLQLEQENQNLKRQNQDLREQLGALLGPGQQFLPLCPEHSSCTALAWPPEQASARPLEDRAPLQLLRREMCRGEESFVQQSQVWDGVAEVHMALNNQATGLLNLKKDIRGVLDQMEDIQLEILGERAQCRTQARKEQQMACIAKARPQLGCSEGLKGQLWLLALRLLLGALLACTAAYVYVVDPAPFEGLVPPLLSRAAVWKLRALLGPFLRLEVDDFLPF, encoded by the exons ATGGAGGGGCCCAAAACCCTAGGTCCCTGTGgccactcccacccccagtgcCCCCAGCCATCAGCTTCGAGCAGCCACAGAGGATGCCTGGATCCACCCTGCCAGGGGTTTGTAAGGTGGCCCTGCCTGGTGCCTCTCAGTTCCACTCACTCCATAGAGTCAGCCAGGTCTTTCCCACCTCCGGGGGCAGGGAGCGGGGGGCCCAGGGTCGGGGCTGAGGTACCTGGGAACTTTACGGCAAGCGAGGAGGGCGAGATGCAGCAACAGAGACCCAGAGAACCAGTGGGGGCGAGACAAGGACAAGTGGAGACGAGGCTAGGGTGGGGCTGGCCCCTGCACTCGGGACAAGAGCAAGGGGCACCCAGGCAGGGGGAGTCCCCCAGCTCGGGGCCCAGACCCTGCCCATGCCCACCCCTGCCGATGGGGTCAGGAACCCCGGCGTCACCcagggcagccccctccccactccagagCGTGCCCCTGGATCCTGCAGAGCAGTCCTTCCTCCAGCTGGAGCAGGAAAACCAGAATCTG aaAAGACAGAACCAGGATCTGCGGGAGCAGTTGGGGGCCCTCCTGGGGCCAGGGCAGCAGTTCCTGCCCCTGTGCCCGGAGCACTCGAGCTGCACGGCCCTGGCCTGG CCCCCTGAGCAGGCCAGTGCCCGGCCCCTGGAAGACAGGGCACCCTTGCAGCTGCTGCGGCGAGAGATGTGCCGGGGTGAGGAGTCCTTCGTGCAGCAGTCTCAG GTGTGGGACGGCGTGGCCGAGGTACACATGGCCCTGAACAACCAGGCTACTGGGCTCCTG AACCTCAAGAAGGACATCCGGGGAGTACTAGACCAGATGGAGGACATTCAGCTGGAGATTCTGGG GGAGCGTGCCCAGTGCCGCACCCAGGCCAGGAAGGAACAGCAGATGGCATGCATAGCG aAGGCAAGGCCGCAGCTGGGATGTTCCGAGGGCCTCAAAGGCCAGCTCTG GCTGCTGGCCCTGAGGCTGCTGCTGGGCGCCCTGCTGGCCTGCACCGCCGCCTACGTGTACGTGGTGGACCCCGCGCCCTTCGAGGGGCTGGTGCCCCCCCTGCTGAGCCGCGCCGCTGTCTGGAAGCTCCGGGCCCTCCTGGGCCCGTTCCTGCGCCTGGAGGTGGACGACTTCCTGCCCTTCTAG